Proteins encoded in a region of the Prunus persica cultivar Lovell chromosome G4, Prunus_persica_NCBIv2, whole genome shotgun sequence genome:
- the LOC109948695 gene encoding uncharacterized protein LOC109948695 → MAEEAERAVREFGPPVATPLAIRHPAIAANNFEIKPAMITMLQNSFALTQVQSAPQGTHSHPLSKSIKLENLTNKGIILIPIHTTPVQVGQLANVISGRNHGVLPSQPEVNPKNQEQAKAITLRKGKQVNTAVDLEKEAKKSAAELGHAFSPPITTTEKAKEEENSIPIPSLPLKPYVPQIPFPQRLRKNKIDGQFSKFLEMFRKLQINIPFAEALEQMPSYAKFMKDILSKKRKFGEHEKIQLIEECSAILQRKLPPKQKDRGSFKIPCTIGNNFFEKALCDLGSSINLLPLFVVKKIGIGEIKPTTVSLQMADRSITYPDEIIEDVLVKVDTLIFLITSHTLIDVEEGLLTLRVGNEKATFKVFEAIKFSREAEDCFRMELVDEIASDTFEKENLSHPLESTLVHAATSQDDNPMVAEYALYLDASQLYNPRRRNQFEPLGAAPPKAASSVIAAPTFTLKPFLTHLRYAYLGTSETLPVIIATNLSETKEEKVLRVLRKH, encoded by the exons ATGGCGGAGGAAGCAGAAAGAGCAGTGAGGGAATTTGGCCCCCCAGTGGCAACTCCCTTAGCGATCCGACATCCTGCTATTGCAGCCAACAATTTTGAGATCAAACCAGCCATGATCACCATGCTGCAGAATTCATTC GCCCTCACCCAAGTTCAGAGTGCACCACAGGGAACCCATTCACATCCACTGAGCAAGTCAATCAAGTTGGAGAATTTAACCAACAAAGGAATAATCCTTATTCCAATACATACAACCCCG gtGCAAGTTGGCCAATTAGCTAATGTCATAAGTGGAAGAAACCATGGAGTATTACCAAGCCAACCTGAAGTTAACCCGAAAAATCAAGAACAAGCAAAGGCAATCACTCTTCGTAAAGGGAAGCAAGTGAATACAGCAGTTGACTTGGAAAAAGAAGCCAAGAAGTCTGCAGCGGAATTGGGGCATGCATTTTCACCACCAATCACCACCACAGAAAAagctaaagaagaagaaaattctatACCAATTCCTTCTCTTCCATTGAAGCCATATGTCCCACAAATCCCTTTTCCGCAGAGGttgaggaaaaataaaattgatggGCAATTCTCAAAATTCTTGGAGATGTTCAGAAAGTTGCAGATCAATATTCCTTTTGCTGAAGCTTTGGAACAAATGCCAAGTTATGCAAAATTCATGAAAGACATTCTCTCCAAGAAGAGGAAATTTGGAGAGCATGAGAAAATCCAACTGATAGAAGAGTGCAGTGCCATCCTACAACGGAAGCttccaccaaaacaaaaagatagagGGAGTTTTAAAATTCCTTGCACTATTGGAAATAATTTctttgaaaaagctttatgTGATTTGGGTTCTAGCATTAACTTACTACCTTTATTTGTTGTTAAGAAGATTGGTATTGGTGAAATTAAACCCACTACTGTTTCTTTGCAGATGGCGGACAGATCAATCACATACCCGGACGAAATTATTGAAGATGTTCTAGTAAAGGTTGATACACTCATATTTCTGATTACTTCACACACTCTGATTGACGTAGAAGAAGGGTTACTGACTTTGAGAGTTGGAAATGAAAAAGCGacattcaaagtttttgaagCAATTAAATTTTCAAGAGAAGCAGAGGACTGTTTTCGCATGGAATTAGTTGATGAAATTGCTTCCGACACATTTGAAAAGGAGAATCTGAGCCATCCATTGGAATCTACATTGGTCCATGCTGCTACCTCCCAAGATGACAACCCCATGGTTGCTGAATATGCCTTGTATTTGGATGCATCACAACTGTACAACCCAAGGCGAAGGAATCAATTTGAACCACTAGGAGCGGCACCTCCCAAGGCTGCATCTTCTGTGATTGCTGCACCTACATTCACTCTGAAGCCATTCCTAACGCACTTGAGGTATGCTTATTTGGGAACTTCTGAAACTTTGCCAGTTATTATTGCTACAAATTTGAGTGAaactaaagaagaaaaagtgttACGGGTTTTGCGAAAACATTAA